A window of Microbispora hainanensis genomic DNA:
ATCGACCTCGCCGTGCAGGCGGGTGGCAAGGCCCTCGCGGCCAGCGGCCTGTCCAGCGACGACATCGACCTGGTGATCGTGGCGACCTGCACGATCGAGGCCCCCATCCCCAACGCCGCCGGCCGCGTCGCCCACCGGCTCGGCATCACCGCCCCCGGCGCCTTCGACATCAACGCCGCCTGCGCCGGCTTCTGCTACGCGCTGGCCGCCGCGTCCGACGCGGTGCGGTCGGGTTCGGCGACCAACGTGCTGGTGGTCGGCAGCGAGAAGCTCAGCCAGTGGGTCGACAGCGAAGACCGTTCGACCGCCGTGATCTTCGCCGACGGCGCGGGCGCCGCGGTCGTGGGCCCCTCCGACCGGCCCGGCATCGGCCCGGTGGCCTGGGGCAGCGCCGGTGACAAGGCCGAGGCCATCCAGGTCAAGGACCGCCGGTCCTACCTCTATCAGGAAGGCCAGACGGTGTTCCGCTGGGCCACCACCGCGCTTCACCCGGTGGCCAGGCTCGCCTGCGAACGTGCGGGCGTGGACCCCTCCGACCTGGCCGCCTTCGTCCCCCACCAGGCGAACCTGCGGATCGTCGAGTCCATCGCGCGCAAGCTGGGCGCCGACAACGCCGTCGTCGCCAGGGACATCGTGCTCGCCGGCAACACCTCCGCCGCGTCGATTCCGCTCGCGCTCTCGCGCATGATCGAGCGCGGCGAGGTCCAGTCGGGCGGTCTGGCGCTGCTGCTGGGCTTCGGCGCCGGCCTCACCTACGCCTCCCAGGTGATCGAGATCCCCTGAGGAACTTGTACGGCCTGCCGTACAGAGCTGGGGCAACCCAGGAAACCGGAAGACAGCAAATCCAAGGAGTAATCGCGACATGGCACTGACCGAGCAGGAGATCCTCGCGGGCCTCGGCAAGATCATCAACGAGATCACCGGCATTTCGGCCGACGAGGTCACCCCGGAGAAGAGCTTCGTGGACGACCTGGACATCGACTCGCTCTCCATGGTCGAGATCGCCGTCGCGGCCCAGGACGAGTTCGGCGTCGAGATCCCCGACGACCAGCTCAAGAACCTCAAGACCGTCAAGGACGTCATCAGCTTCATCCAGGCCTGAGTTCCACGGCCGCACGGGCGTGCCCGCCCCGCCTCCCGCGAGGCGACAGGGCGCGTCCGGCCCCCTTTCACGCCCCGATACCAAGAGGAGTGCAGACAAGTGAGTAAGGACCGGGTACGTGTCGTAGTCACCGGGCTCGGCGCGACGACGCCCCTCGGTGGAGACGTCGCATCGACCTGGTCGGCGCTCCTCGAGGGGCGGTCGGGCATCCGCCCGCTCACCGAGGACTGGGTCGACTCCGTTCCGGTGAAGTTCGCCGGCACCGCGGCCGTCGATCCGGCCGAGGTCCTGCCGCGGCCGGAGGCCCGCAGGCTCGACCGCAGTGAGCAGTTCGCGCTGATCGCCGCCCGCCAGGCATGGCAGGACGCGGGGGCCCCCGAGGTTCCCTCCGAGCGGCTCGGCGTCTGCGTGTCCAGCGGCATCGGCGGCATCGGCACCACGCTGTCGGCCTACGACACCTTCAAGGAGAAGGGCTGGCAGCGGCTGTCGCCGTTCACCGTTCCGATGCTCATGCCGAACGGCCCGGCGGCCTGGGTGGGCCTGGAGCTCGGCGCCATGGCCGGGGTCCACGCCACCGTCTCCGCCTGCGCGTCCGGCGCCGAGGCCATCGGCTACGCCATGGAGATGATCCGCAGGGGCCGGGCTGACGTCGTGGTCGCCGGCGGCACGGAGGCCGCGATCCACCCGCTGAACATGGCGGCCTTCGCGGCGGCCCGGGCCATGTCCACGAGGAACGACGAGCCCGAGCGGGCCTCCCGCCCCTGGGACCGGGGCCGTGACGGCTTCGTCCTCGGCGAGGGCGCCGGCCTGGTCGTGCTGGAGTCGTACGAGCACGCGGTGGCCCGCGGCGCCCGCATCTACGCGGTGGCGGCCGGCCTGGGCATGTCCGCCGACTCGCACCACATCACCCAGCCGGAACCCGAGGGCCGCGGCGTCATGATGGCGATGACCCAGGCCCTGACCGACGCGGACCTGACCGGCCGCGACATCCTTCACGTCAACGCGCACGCCACCTCCACTCCCGCGGGCGACGTCATCGAGGCGCAGGCCATCCAGAAGTCGATCGGATCGCATCCCCTCGTCACGTCGACGAAGTCGATGACCGGGCACCTGCTCGGCGGCGCCGGCGGCATCGAGTCGGTGTTCACGATCAAGGCGCTGGCCGAGCGCGTGGTGCCGCCCACGATCAACCTGGACGACCTCGACGAGGGCGTCGACGTGGACATCGTGCGCGCCAAGCCGCGTGACCTCCCCGAGGGGCAGATCGCCGCGGTCAACAACTCCTTCGGGTTCGGCGGACACAACGTCGCCGTGGCCTTCACGACGGTTTGACATAGGGAGTCTCGAATGACAGTGCTGGACAGCAGAACGGTGGCCGACGCCGCCGACGCCGCCGCCGTCGACCCCCGTGACCCCCTGGTGCGCCTGGGCCACCTGCTCGACGAGGGCTCGATCCGGCCGATCACCCCCGAGGACAAGAGCGGCGTGCTGGCGGTGTCCGGGCGCGTCGAAGGCGTGCCGGTCGTCGCGTTCTGCAGCGACGCCCGGGTCCAGGGCGGCGCCATGGGCGCGGAGGGCTGTGAGCACATCGTCCACGCCTACGACGTGGCCGTGCGGGAGCGGGTGCCGATCATCGGCCTCTGGCACTCCGGCGGCGCCCGCCTCGCCGAGGGTGCCGAGTCCCTGCACGCGGTCGGCCGGGTCTTCGCCGCCATGACCAAGGCGTCGGGCCTGGTCCCCCAGATCTCCGTCGTGGTCGGCCCGGTGGCCGGCGGCGGCGCGTACGGCCCCGCCCTGACCGACATCGTGATCCTCGCCGACAGCGGCCGCATCTTCGTCACCGGTCCGGACGTCGTGCGCAGCGTGACCGGCGAGGAGACCGACATGGCCTCCCTCGGCGGTCCGGAGCCGCACAGCAAGCGCAGCGGCGTCGTCCACGTCGTCACCAAGGACGAGCCCGAGGCGATGCTGCGGGCCCGCCAGCTCGCCGTACTGCTCGGCCACCAGGGCCGGGTGCGCGACGACGTGGACGAGGTCGACTTCGGCACCCTGCTCCCCGACAACCCCCGCCGCGCGTACGACGTGCACCCGCTGGTCAAGGGGCTGCTCGACGAGCCCGGCGTGGAGCTGCACCCCAAGTGGGCGCCGAACATCGTCACCACCCTGGGCCGCCTCGGCGGCCGCACGGTCGGCGTCATCGCCAACAACCCCATGCGGCTCGGCGGCTGCCTCGACTCCGCCTCCGCGGAGAAGGCCGCCCGGTTCGTCCGGATGTGCGATGCCTTCGGGGTGCCGCTGGTGGTGCTCGTGGACGTGCCCGGCTACCTCCCCGGGGTCGGCCAGGAGCACGACGGGATCGTACGGCGCGGCGCGAAGCTGCTGCACGCGTTCGCCGAGGCGTCCGTGCCCCGCATCACGCTCATCACCCGCAAGGCGTACGGCGGGGCCTACATCGCGATGAACTCCCGCTCGCTCGGCGCGACCCGGGTGTTCGCCTGGCCGGACATCCAGGTGGCGGTCATGGGCGCGGTCGCCGCGGTGCGCATCCTCAAGCGGCGCGAGCTGGCCGCCGCTCCCGAGGAGGAGCGCTCCGCGCTCGAGGCCCGGCTGGCCGAGGAGCACGAGAAGACGGCGGGCGGCCTCCAGCGCGCCCTCGACCTCGGCGTGATCGACGAGGTGATCGAGCCGGCCAAGACGCGCGGCATGATCGCCCGGGTGCTCGCCCAGGCCACCCCGGCCCGGGGCGCCCACGGCAACATCCCCCTCTGACGACGCCCCTCTGACGACGCCCCTCTGGCGGCGCCTATCTGAGGACGCCTTTCGGACGACGCACCGGAAGCGCCGGTCCCTGAACGCGGGGACCGGCGCTTTCGCGTTCTCTCGCGGCGGATATCCGCTACTTGACGATTCCGCTGGTTCTCACGGCCTCGCCGGCGGCGTCCTGCGACTGGGTGACGGGCCGGCCGGCCGGCGGCTCGGGTATGGGGCGATGCAACTGCCCGGCCCGGGGGTGTAGGGCCCGCCGCGTGACCACGCCACCGCGCTCGCCGTGCTACGCCGGGCCGTGGAACTCGGCGTCACCCACATCGACACCAGCGACTCCTACGGCCCGCATGTGGCCAACGACCAGCCGCCGGGCGAGAACGCTCATGGGCTCCTCCTCGGGTCCGCGTCGGGGGGTGCGGACGTGGATGAGTCCCGGTATATCTGCGAAAAAGGCGGCTTTCTATGTGGTTTTCATAAGGCGCACCCGCGCGTTGTTATCACGATCCGCGCAAAACAGACCACCGCGGCGCAGGATTCAGGCCACCGCGGCGCAGGGCTGAGACCGCGGTGGCACAGGATCAGACGGCCGCGTGCAGCCAGCGCACCGGCGCGCCCTCGCCCGCGTAGCGGAACGACTCCAGTTCCTCGTCCCACTGCTTGCCGAGCAGGCGGTCGAGCTCCTCTTCCAGGACGACCCGGCCCTGGGCGGCCATCAGCATCACGTTGCGCAGGCGGTCTTCGGGGATCAGGATGTCCCCGTTCGCGCCGACGACCGCCGTGAACGCGCCGAGCGTCGGCGTGTAGGCGTGCCGGGAGCCGTCGACACCCGGTGAAGCGTCCTCGGTTATCTCGAACCGGATGCGCTGCCAGCCCATGAGTGAGGACGTGATCGCCGCCGCCGTGCCGGGACGCCCCTCCCACTCCGCCTGGGCCCGCAGGGTCCCGGGCGCGGCGGGCTGGGCGGTCCACGTCAGGTCGACGGGTACGCCAAGAACGCCTGCGACGGCCCACTCGATGTGCGGGCACAGCGCAGGCTGAGCCGAGTGGACGTACAGGACGCCACGAGCAGCAGCCACCGGACCTCCCAATTCGCATGAGGTGCGCCTTCCCCAACGGCCTCATACTTGGAATGATCACGGTTGGATGACTGTAGGAGAGACTACCGTCCGTTGCAGCCTGGCACCAGAGGGGGGTCATACCGATTGGTGCTTGGCGACCAACCAATTCGGGAAGGACACGCTCCGTAATCAATACGGAAAGGCTTTCCCATGCGCAGCCGGCTCGTCGAACCCCTCCCCGGACGGCCCGCCCTGATCCGGCCCGACGAACTCCTGACCTCCTCTCCCACCGCCGTCTCCCGGTGGGCACTGGCCTCCGAGCCCCTTCCGGGCACCGGCCGGGTCCACCGCGTACGGCTGCCGCCGGGCACCGACGTGATCGACCTGACGGCCACGCTCCGCGACCGCGGGCACGCCGCCTCCCCCAACCATGTCCTTTCCGGCCAGCCGCTGTTCTTCGGCGGGCCCGGCGGGCCGCCCGCACCCGCGGCGGCCCCGCCGTACGAGCCGGGTGAGCCGGGCGAGGTCGTCGCCGCGGTCCTCGACACCGGCCTGGCGCCGCACCCCTGGATGGCACGGTGGTACGACGACGACATCGCCGAGACGCCCGACGCGGACGGCGACGGCGTGCGCGACCGGCAGGCGGGACACGGCACGTTCGTGGCCGGGCTGATCCTGCGGCACGCGCCCGGCGTACGGCTGCGCGTCCTCCGCCTCCTCGACAGCGACGGCGTCAGCGACCAGGCGGCGCTGCTGCGGGCGCTCGCCGTGCTGCGCGACGGCCGGACCGACGTGGTGAACCTCTCCTTCGGCGGGCACACCTTCGACGACGCGCCGCCCCTCGGGCTGGCCGAGGCGCTCGCGGGCTTCCCCGCCGTCGTCGCGTGCGCGGGCAACACCGCGTCGTCGCGTCCCTTCTGGCCCGCGGCACTGCCCGGCGTGGTCGCGGTCGGCGCACTCGACGGCGACAACAGGGCCGAGTTCTCCGCGTACGGCCCATGGGTGGACGTCTGGGCCCCGGGTGTCGGGCTGACGAGCAGCTTCCTCGAGTTCGGCGACTTCCACGGCTACGCCACCTGGAGCGGCACCTCGTTCGCCGCCGCCGTCGTCACCGGCGCGCTCGCCCGCCTGTGCCGGAAGGTGCCGCCGGCGGAGGCCGTACGCCGCCTGCTCGACGGCGACAGGCGGGTCGCGGATCTCGGGGTGGTCGTGACGAGCGGGGATCGGTAAGGTTCTCGTCACCATACGCTTTCCCCCGAGCGCGCAGAGTGACGGATGACGACAGACAACTCCTTCGCCACCATCGACCAGGCCGCCTGGGAGGACCTGGTCGCCCGATTCGACGGCAGGATGTGGGCGGTCGCCCGGGCGTTCGGGCTGAGCACCGCCGACGCGGCCGACGCCGTACAGGGTGCATGGCTCCGGCTCGTGGAGAGCGCGGACACGATCCGCGACCCCGAACGGATCGGCGCCTGGCTCGTCACCACGACCCGGCACGAGGCCGCCCGGCTCAGCCGCAGGGCACGCGGGGAGGTGGTCTCCGACCTGGACGTGCCCGACACGGCACTGCCCGACCCGACCGCTGCGGTGGTGGACGCCGACTTCGGCAGGCAGGTGTGGCGCAGGCTCGACCTGCTCGGTGAGCCGTGCCGGTCGCTCATCCGCCTCTACGTGCTCCACCCCGAGGCGCGGTACGCCCAGATAGCGGTCCGTCTGAACCTGCCGATCGGCAG
This region includes:
- the fabF gene encoding beta-ketoacyl-ACP synthase II, with amino-acid sequence MSKDRVRVVVTGLGATTPLGGDVASTWSALLEGRSGIRPLTEDWVDSVPVKFAGTAAVDPAEVLPRPEARRLDRSEQFALIAARQAWQDAGAPEVPSERLGVCVSSGIGGIGTTLSAYDTFKEKGWQRLSPFTVPMLMPNGPAAWVGLELGAMAGVHATVSACASGAEAIGYAMEMIRRGRADVVVAGGTEAAIHPLNMAAFAAARAMSTRNDEPERASRPWDRGRDGFVLGEGAGLVVLESYEHAVARGARIYAVAAGLGMSADSHHITQPEPEGRGVMMAMTQALTDADLTGRDILHVNAHATSTPAGDVIEAQAIQKSIGSHPLVTSTKSMTGHLLGGAGGIESVFTIKALAERVVPPTINLDDLDEGVDVDIVRAKPRDLPEGQIAAVNNSFGFGGHNVAVAFTTV
- a CDS encoding acyl carrier protein, translating into MALTEQEILAGLGKIINEITGISADEVTPEKSFVDDLDIDSLSMVEIAVAAQDEFGVEIPDDQLKNLKTVKDVISFIQA
- a CDS encoding DUF3145 domain-containing protein, translated to MAAARGVLYVHSAQPALCPHIEWAVAGVLGVPVDLTWTAQPAAPGTLRAQAEWEGRPGTAAAITSSLMGWQRIRFEITEDASPGVDGSRHAYTPTLGAFTAVVGANGDILIPEDRLRNVMLMAAQGRVVLEEELDRLLGKQWDEELESFRYAGEGAPVRWLHAAV
- a CDS encoding RNA polymerase sigma factor, encoding MTTDNSFATIDQAAWEDLVARFDGRMWAVARAFGLSTADAADAVQGAWLRLVESADTIRDPERIGAWLVTTTRHEAARLSRRARGEVVSDLDVPDTALPDPTAAVVDADFGRQVWRRLDLLGEPCRSLIRLYVLHPEARYAQIAVRLNLPIGSIGPTRARCMARLRALVEEEDAS
- a CDS encoding acyl-CoA carboxylase subunit beta yields the protein MTVLDSRTVADAADAAAVDPRDPLVRLGHLLDEGSIRPITPEDKSGVLAVSGRVEGVPVVAFCSDARVQGGAMGAEGCEHIVHAYDVAVRERVPIIGLWHSGGARLAEGAESLHAVGRVFAAMTKASGLVPQISVVVGPVAGGGAYGPALTDIVILADSGRIFVTGPDVVRSVTGEETDMASLGGPEPHSKRSGVVHVVTKDEPEAMLRARQLAVLLGHQGRVRDDVDEVDFGTLLPDNPRRAYDVHPLVKGLLDEPGVELHPKWAPNIVTTLGRLGGRTVGVIANNPMRLGGCLDSASAEKAARFVRMCDAFGVPLVVLVDVPGYLPGVGQEHDGIVRRGAKLLHAFAEASVPRITLITRKAYGGAYIAMNSRSLGATRVFAWPDIQVAVMGAVAAVRILKRRELAAAPEEERSALEARLAEEHEKTAGGLQRALDLGVIDEVIEPAKTRGMIARVLAQATPARGAHGNIPL
- a CDS encoding beta-ketoacyl-ACP synthase III, with translation MKLGQGAPAARILAFGGYQPANVVTNDDLAARLDTNDEWIQSRVGIKERRVAGPEESEIDLAVQAGGKALAASGLSSDDIDLVIVATCTIEAPIPNAAGRVAHRLGITAPGAFDINAACAGFCYALAAASDAVRSGSATNVLVVGSEKLSQWVDSEDRSTAVIFADGAGAAVVGPSDRPGIGPVAWGSAGDKAEAIQVKDRRSYLYQEGQTVFRWATTALHPVARLACERAGVDPSDLAAFVPHQANLRIVESIARKLGADNAVVARDIVLAGNTSAASIPLALSRMIERGEVQSGGLALLLGFGAGLTYASQVIEIP
- a CDS encoding S8 family peptidase translates to MRSRLVEPLPGRPALIRPDELLTSSPTAVSRWALASEPLPGTGRVHRVRLPPGTDVIDLTATLRDRGHAASPNHVLSGQPLFFGGPGGPPAPAAAPPYEPGEPGEVVAAVLDTGLAPHPWMARWYDDDIAETPDADGDGVRDRQAGHGTFVAGLILRHAPGVRLRVLRLLDSDGVSDQAALLRALAVLRDGRTDVVNLSFGGHTFDDAPPLGLAEALAGFPAVVACAGNTASSRPFWPAALPGVVAVGALDGDNRAEFSAYGPWVDVWAPGVGLTSSFLEFGDFHGYATWSGTSFAAAVVTGALARLCRKVPPAEAVRRLLDGDRRVADLGVVVTSGDR